The proteins below are encoded in one region of Rhinolophus sinicus isolate RSC01 linkage group LG07, ASM3656204v1, whole genome shotgun sequence:
- the LYL1 gene encoding protein lyl-1, translating to MCPPQAQAEVGPTMTEKAEMVCGPSPAPASPPKPASPGPLKVEELGHGVASSPRLPPGVPVISLGHTRPPGTAMATTELSALRPPLLQLSTLGSTTTPLALHYHPHPFLNSFYIGPAGPFGIFPSSRLKRRPSHCELELTEGHQPQKVARRVFTNSRERWRQQNVNGAFAELRKLLPTHPPDRKLSKNEVLRLAMKYIGFLVRLLRDQAAALAAGSTPPGPRKRPAHQGLDEGARRGPCRRAEVVVRPQPAPQSSPDSSPGGAARPIKTEQAAMSPEVR from the exons ATGTGCCCGCCCCAGGCCCAGGCAGAGGTGGGCCCCACCATGACTGAGAAGGCTGAGATGGTGTGTGGCCCCAGCCCAGCGCCTGCTTCTCCCCCAAAGCCTGCCTCCCCTGGGCCCCTGAAGGTGGAGGAGTTGGGCCATGGAGTTGCCTCATCCCCCAGGCTGCCCCCTGGCGTCCCGGTGATCAGTCTGGGCCACACCAGGCCCCCAGGGACAGCCATGGCCACCACGGAGCTAAGTGCCCTGCGGCCCCCGCTGCTACAACTCTCCACCCTGGGAAGCACCACAACCCCTCTGGCCCTGCATTACCATCCTCACCCCTTCCTCAACAG CTTCTACATTGGGCCGGCAGGACCTTTCGGTATCTTCCCTAGCAGCCGGCTGAAGCGGAGACCAAGTCACTGTGAGCTGGAACTGACCGAGG GGCACCAGCCCCAGAAGGTGGCCCGGCGTGTGTTCACCAACAGCCGTGAGCGCTGGCGGCAGCAGAACGTGAACGGCGCCTTCGCCGAGCTCAGGAAACTGCTGCCCACGCACCCGCCGGACCGGAAGCTGAGCAAGAACGAGGTGCTCCGCCTCGCCATGAAGTACATCGGTTTCCTGGTGCGGCTGCTGCGAGACCAGGCGGCTGCTCTGGCCGCAGGCTCCACCCCTCCCGGGCCCCGCAAACGGCCGGCACACCAAGGCCTGGACGAGGGTGCCCGCCGCGGGCCGTGTCGCCGGGCAGAGGTGGTGGTGCGCCCTCAGCCAGCGCCCCAGTCTAGCCCCGATAGCAGCCCCGGTGGGGCTGCCCGGCCCATCAAGACGGAACAAGCGGCTATGAGCCCGGAGGTGCGGTGA
- the TRMT1 gene encoding tRNA (guanine(26)-N(2))-dimethyltransferase isoform X1, whose translation MSGARIVPWLSLTLRSACSLCRAGFMEGKPQRPTDPVSMENGTVLCGEKRPPEAKETTVTEGAARIAFPSANEVFYNPVQEFNRDLTCAVITEFARIQLRAKGIQIKVPGEKDVQKVVVDLSEQEEDKAELKEGANVAPGDQPQTAAVGEICEEGLRVLEGLAASGLRSIRFAREVPGLQSVVANDASARAVDLIRHNVQLNKVAHLVRPSQADARMLMYQHQRVSERFDVIDLDPYGSPAPFLDAAVQAVSEGGLLCVTCTDMAVLAGNSGETCYSKYGAMALKSRACHEMALRIVLHSLDLRANCYQRFVMPLLSISADFYVRVFVRVFTGQAKVKASASKQALVFQCVGCGTFHLQQLGKASGASGGRVKFSAACGPPVAPECEHCGQRHQLGGPLWAEPIHDLDFVGHVLEAVSANPSRFHTSERIRGVLSVVTEELPDVPLYYTLDQLSSTIHCSTPSLLQLRSALLHAGFRVSLSHACKNAVKTDAPASVLWDIMRCWEKECPVKRERLSETSPAFRILSVEPRLQANFTIRDDANPSSRQRGLKRFQANPEANWGPRPRARPGSKTVGEAMEHRRRLLQNKRKEPAEDPAQRAARLKTFPCKRFKEGTCQLGDQCCYSHRSPTPKATAEATCTDCPQTPNQNPPGPGATAGPGVD comes from the exons ATGTCCGGTGCGAGGATCGTTCCATGGTTAAGCCTGACTCTCCGCTCCGCCTGCAGTCTCTGTAGAGCCGGGTTTATGGAGGGGAAGCCCCAAAGGCCGACGGATCCAGTCTCGATGGAGAACGGCACGGTGCTTTGTGGAGAAAAGCGCCCACCTGAGGCCAAGGAGACGACGGTCACCGAGGGGGCCGCCAGGATCGCCTTCCCCAGCGCCAACGAAGTCTTCTACAACCCAGTGCAGGAGTTTAACCGGGACCTGAC ATGTGCTGTGATCACTGAGTTTGCTCGCATTCAGCTCCGGGCCAAAGGAATCCAAA TCAAGGTGCCAGGTGAGAAGGACGTGCAAAAGGTGGTCGTGGACTTGTCGGAGCAAGAGGAGGACAAGGCTGAACTTAAAGAGGGTGCAAACGTGGCCCCCGGAGACCAACCTCAAACAGCCGCCGTGGGGGAGATCTGCGAG GAAGGTCTGCGAGTGCTGGAGGGCCTGGCAGCCTCAGGCCTCCGTTCCATTCGCTTTGCCCGAGAGGTGCCTGGGCTCCAATCCGTGGTTGCCAATGATGCCTCTGCCCGAGCTGTGGATCTCATACGCCATAATGTGCAGCTCAACAAGGTGGCCCACCTGGTACGTCCCAGCCAAGCAGATGCCCG GATGTTGATGTACCAGCACCAGCGGGTATCGGAGCGGTTTGACGTCATCGACCTGGACCCCTATGGCAGCCCTGCGCCCTTCCTGGACGCAGCTGTGCAGGCTGTGAGTGAAGGAG GGCTGCTGTGTGTTACCTGTACGGACATGGCAGTGCTGGCGGGGAACAGTGGGGAGACTTGCTACAGCAAGTATGGCGCCATGGCCCTCAAGAGCCGGGCCTGCCACGAGATG GCTCTGAGGATCGTCCTGCACAGCCTGGACCTCCGCGCCAACTGCTACCAGCGCTTCGTGATGCCACTGCTCAGCATCAGCGCTGACTTCTATGTGCGAGTTTTTGTCCGTGTCTTCACTGGCCAGGCCAAGGTCAAGGCCTCAGCCAG CAAGCAGGCACTGGTGTTCCAGTGTGTGGGCTGCGGGACTTTCCACCTTCAGCAGCTTGGCAAAGCCTCAGGGGCCTCTGGCGGCCG GGTCAAGTTTTCTGCAGCCTGTGGTCCTCCTGTGGCTCCCGAGTGTGAGCACTGTGGGCAGCGGCACCAG CTTGGTGGTCCCTTGTGGGCAGAGCCCATCCATGACCTGGATTTCGTGGGCCATGTTCTAGAAGCTGTGAGCGCCAACCCCAGCCGCTTCCACACTTCGGAGCGGATCCGAGGAGTCCTGAGCGTTGTCACCGAG GAGCTGCCCGACGTGCCTCTGTACTACACGCTGGACCAGCTGAGCAGCACCATCCACTGTAGCACACCTAGCCTCTTGCAGCTGCG GTCGGCCCTTCTCCATGCTGGCTTCCGGGTCTCGCTCTCCCATGCCTGTAAGAACGCTGTGAAGACGGATGCCCCTGCCTCAGTCCTCTGGGACATTATGCGCTGTTGG GAGAAGGAGTGTCCAGTGAAACGCGAGCGGCTGTCAGAGACTAGCCCGGCCTTCCGCATTCTCAGTGTGGAGCCCAG gcTGCAGGCCAACTTCACCATCCGGGACGATGCCAACCCCAGCTCCCGCCAGCGAGGACTCAAGCGCTTCCAGGCCAACCCTGAGGCTAACTGGGGCCCCCGGCCCCGTGCCCGGCCAGG GAGCAAGACAGTGGGCGAAGCTATGGAGCACAGACGCAGGCTGCTCCAGAATAAGCGAAAGGAACCGGCGGAGGACCCGGCCCAGCGGGCAGCCCGGCTTAAGACATTTCCTTGCAAGAGGTTCAAGGAG GGCACCTGTCAACTGGGGGACCAATGCTGCTACTCCCACAGATCCCCGACACCCAAGGCCACTGCTGAAGCCACCTGCACTGATTGTCCACAGACTCCCAACCAGAACCCACCTGGGCCTGGGGCCACTGCTGGTCCAGGCGTAGACTGA
- the TRMT1 gene encoding tRNA (guanine(26)-N(2))-dimethyltransferase isoform X2 yields the protein MMPLPELWISYAIMCSSTRWPTWMLMYQHQRVSERFDVIDLDPYGSPAPFLDAAVQAVSEGGLLCVTCTDMAVLAGNSGETCYSKYGAMALKSRACHEMALRIVLHSLDLRANCYQRFVMPLLSISADFYVRVFVRVFTGQAKVKASASKQALVFQCVGCGTFHLQQLGKASGASGGRVKFSAACGPPVAPECEHCGQRHQLGGPLWAEPIHDLDFVGHVLEAVSANPSRFHTSERIRGVLSVVTEELPDVPLYYTLDQLSSTIHCSTPSLLQLRSALLHAGFRVSLSHACKNAVKTDAPASVLWDIMRCWEKECPVKRERLSETSPAFRILSVEPRLQANFTIRDDANPSSRQRGLKRFQANPEANWGPRPRARPGSKTVGEAMEHRRRLLQNKRKEPAEDPAQRAARLKTFPCKRFKEGTCQLGDQCCYSHRSPTPKATAEATCTDCPQTPNQNPPGPGATAGPGVD from the exons ATGATGCCTCTGCCCGAGCTGTGGATCTCATACGCCATAATGTGCAGCTCAACAAGGTGGCCCACCTG GATGTTGATGTACCAGCACCAGCGGGTATCGGAGCGGTTTGACGTCATCGACCTGGACCCCTATGGCAGCCCTGCGCCCTTCCTGGACGCAGCTGTGCAGGCTGTGAGTGAAGGAG GGCTGCTGTGTGTTACCTGTACGGACATGGCAGTGCTGGCGGGGAACAGTGGGGAGACTTGCTACAGCAAGTATGGCGCCATGGCCCTCAAGAGCCGGGCCTGCCACGAGATG GCTCTGAGGATCGTCCTGCACAGCCTGGACCTCCGCGCCAACTGCTACCAGCGCTTCGTGATGCCACTGCTCAGCATCAGCGCTGACTTCTATGTGCGAGTTTTTGTCCGTGTCTTCACTGGCCAGGCCAAGGTCAAGGCCTCAGCCAG CAAGCAGGCACTGGTGTTCCAGTGTGTGGGCTGCGGGACTTTCCACCTTCAGCAGCTTGGCAAAGCCTCAGGGGCCTCTGGCGGCCG GGTCAAGTTTTCTGCAGCCTGTGGTCCTCCTGTGGCTCCCGAGTGTGAGCACTGTGGGCAGCGGCACCAG CTTGGTGGTCCCTTGTGGGCAGAGCCCATCCATGACCTGGATTTCGTGGGCCATGTTCTAGAAGCTGTGAGCGCCAACCCCAGCCGCTTCCACACTTCGGAGCGGATCCGAGGAGTCCTGAGCGTTGTCACCGAG GAGCTGCCCGACGTGCCTCTGTACTACACGCTGGACCAGCTGAGCAGCACCATCCACTGTAGCACACCTAGCCTCTTGCAGCTGCG GTCGGCCCTTCTCCATGCTGGCTTCCGGGTCTCGCTCTCCCATGCCTGTAAGAACGCTGTGAAGACGGATGCCCCTGCCTCAGTCCTCTGGGACATTATGCGCTGTTGG GAGAAGGAGTGTCCAGTGAAACGCGAGCGGCTGTCAGAGACTAGCCCGGCCTTCCGCATTCTCAGTGTGGAGCCCAG gcTGCAGGCCAACTTCACCATCCGGGACGATGCCAACCCCAGCTCCCGCCAGCGAGGACTCAAGCGCTTCCAGGCCAACCCTGAGGCTAACTGGGGCCCCCGGCCCCGTGCCCGGCCAGG GAGCAAGACAGTGGGCGAAGCTATGGAGCACAGACGCAGGCTGCTCCAGAATAAGCGAAAGGAACCGGCGGAGGACCCGGCCCAGCGGGCAGCCCGGCTTAAGACATTTCCTTGCAAGAGGTTCAAGGAG GGCACCTGTCAACTGGGGGACCAATGCTGCTACTCCCACAGATCCCCGACACCCAAGGCCACTGCTGAAGCCACCTGCACTGATTGTCCACAGACTCCCAACCAGAACCCACCTGGGCCTGGGGCCACTGCTGGTCCAGGCGTAGACTGA